In Leptotrichia sp. oral taxon 221, the DNA window ATTATTACTAGAATGGCAAGAGAAGGATATATTTATCACGATTGGAACTGTGATTCAACAGATGCTAGTGGAAATGGAGTACCTGTACAAAAATTAATTAAATATGGAATTTGTACTAATCACCCAGAAATTGACGTTTTAATGCACGATACAAATGTTAAAGGAACAACTGTTCAAGCATTACAAACTATTATTGATGGATATAAAAAGGCTGGATATAGCTTTGAAGTAATTACTACAAGTAGTGAAAAAATTCAACACGTAAAAGAACCAGAAATCAAGAACTAAGAATGTTCTAAGCGCTTGGGTTAGTAAAATATGCTATAATGTGTGGATAATAAAGATATGGAGGAGATTTTATGAAAAAAATAATAGCATTACTTTTGGGATTATCTCTATCAACTTCATTGATTACAACAGCAAAAGAAACAGGAACAATTTTTATAAAAGAAGAAATGATAAAGAACAACGTTGATAATGATTTAGATGTCAATGTTTCAGAACAAAGTAATAAAAAAATTACAATACCAGAAAAGGATCTTGATAAATTCACACATTATCAGTCAGGAATGGCTTCTTATTACAGCAGTAATTTACATGGTTCAGCAACGGCAAGTGGTGAAAGATTTAATAATAACGCTTTAACTGCGGCACATAGAAAATTGCCATTTGGAACAAAAATTAGAGTAACAAATGTAAATAATGGAAAATCAGTAATTGTAAGAGTAAATGATAGAG includes these proteins:
- a CDS encoding septal ring lytic transglycosylase RlpA family protein, producing MKKIIALLLGLSLSTSLITTAKETGTIFIKEEMIKNNVDNDLDVNVSEQSNKKITIPEKDLDKFTHYQSGMASYYSSNLHGSATASGERFNNNALTAAHRKLPFGTKIRVTNVNNGKSVIVRVNDRGPYTKGRVIDLSKAAFSKIASISAGVTRVKLEVMK